A stretch of DNA from Leptolyngbya subtilissima AS-A7:
AAACCAGATTGGTGATATAACCGCAGCACGTCTGGCAAATCCTCAGAGGTGGCTAAGCGAATCGACACAGTCATCACTGCCCCTCCTGCTGACCAGCGAACCGGGCCGTGCGCGGTAGGCCCAGAACCTGGCGATCGGCAAAACACCAGATGTCCAGCCCAAGAGGATAGTTTGTGGTCATCGCCTGCCACTGCTGCCAAAAGTCGGCGACTAGGGGCATTTGAATGGTGACGGTGTCTAGAATTCCTGGACCATGGAGGGTGGCAGACTCTGCTCCCTGTAGGGCTGGCAGCTGAATTAGCAGAGAGGTCGAGGCCTCTGGATAGGCCGCTGTACCCCAGTTAAATTCCTCTAACCTAGGCATTGTCTCAATCCGATCAATCACGGCAAAATCAGCCGTTTGAGGCTGAGCCGTGAACCGACATCCGGTGTGAAACAGCAGCCAAGACCGTACTGATTCTGAAATGCCCGGCTGCAGCCATACCGTCGTCTCCAAATCGAGCAGCGTTAGGCAAGCCGCAGCGCAGCCAGGGTTTAGCCCCTCCGGCGGTGTCAGAGATGCGGTGGTTTGCTGGATACCCGGTCGCGCCAGCGCATCTAGCAGCGCTCGAAAGGTCTGCTGAGCATCATGGACAGGGTCTTTGAATCCAGGGAGTTGGGTCGTGAGCATAGGGCAGGGACTATGGGTGCTTGAAATTTAGATTTTGTAGCGACGGGTGCTGCTCTGCTTTAAGCCTCTCCTCGCAGCAGAGTAAAGAAATTGACGCGGGTAGATTCCACTTCAGCCATTTCAGCCGCCCGCTTTTTATGGGCAGCACCCTGCAATGGCTCAATCACCTGGGCTTGAACCTTGGCTTGCCAGTCAGAATATTGCAGCAGCGCGTCACAAACGGCGGCGAGTTCAGCATGACGCTGCGATCGCCCCGCCACATAACCAAATCCCGAAATCGACTCGTCGCCAGCTGCTAGCGACAGTTGAACAACACAGCGGGTTAGGGTCATTTCCCCCAGGTTGAAGGGCTGACCTGCGCCTTCTGTGCGTCCACGCACCATGGCCAGACCAATTTCGGGCGATCGCAAAAAGCGATACTCGGGCAGCGCCCCTAATGTGGCGACCCGCTCTTCCAGAAGTGCCAGAGGTGCCTTTGCTAAGGCCGACATCCAGCTCGATCTTGACTGGGCTTGGGCTGTGTCTACCATCACTTAACCAAAGATTAAAGGCAACTTAAATTTGTATAGATGTCTAGACAAATTATGGGGCAAGAGCAAATAGAACGCAAGCCCTATTCCATTGTTTATCGCTCTTTGTTGGCTCTGGGCGGAGAAAGGCAAAACAACGCAGGTACGGAACTGTCATGCTTGAAGCGGTAACGCTGCCTAAGGTTGCGTTGTTGAATCCACATGCAAGAGCGGCAAAACTGTGGCCAATAGTCTGCAAAAGAAAACTTAAGAAGGGATCATAACCACTCATTCGAAGAACAACTAGATGGCCCACCTAACTTATTGGCCTGAAGTTATGTAGACACGTTTTGAGTGGATTGTTTCAGATGCGCTGTTCGGAAGCCAAGATTAAAGTTTCCATAAACTGCTCTTGATTTCTTAGGGATATTCTCAGCGTTGGTGTGGTCAGGTCATCTCCAAATTTAGAGGAATTACGGAGGCAATGGCACCAAGGCAAGTAGGCCGGATAGGATGCGATCGCACTCTGTGACGGGATTGTGAGCATTGCCCCTTGCTTTGCTGCGCCGGAATTCTGCTACCTGGCCAGGTCTCAACTCGTTGCAAAGTCCCCCAAAACTAGAACCTATGGCTATTCGCTTTGCTACTTTTAATGCCTCCCTCAACCGCGCCGCCGAGGGAGAGTTAATTACCGATTTATCAACACCAGATAATGCTCAGGCTCAGGCGATCGCAGAAATTATTCAGCGCAGCAGTCCCGAGGTCGTTTTAATTAACGAGTTTGACTTTGATCAAGCTGGGGACGCCGCCGCCCTTTTTCAGGAAAATTATTTGTCGGTTTCCCAAAACGGCGTTGACCCCGTTGCCTATCCCTATGTCTACGCCGCTCCCTCCAACACTGGCTTACCCTCTGGCCTCGACCTCAACAACGACAGCACAGTAGGCGGCCCCGACGACGCCTACGGCTTCGGCTTTTTTCCGGGGCAATTTGCCTTCGTGATCTACTCCAAATACCCCATCGTCGAAGACCAGATCCGCACCTTTCAAGAATTTCGCTGGGCTGACATGCCTGGTGCCCTTCTACCCGCCGACCCCAATGATGCCGATGGCAACGGCGATACGGCTAGCTGGTATACCCCCGAAGAACTCGCCGCCTTCCGCCTCTCCTCCAAAAACCACGTCGATCTGCCCATTGAGGTTGACGGCGAAATTATCCACGTGCTGGCTAGCCACCCCACTCCGCCCGTGTTTGATGGGGCTGAGGACCGCAACGGTCGCCGCAACTACGATGAAATTCGCTTCTGGGCCGACTACATCAACGGCGAGGAGTATATCTACGACGACGACGGCATAGTAGGGGGCCTGGCTGCTGGAGCCAAGTTTGTCATCATGGGTGACCAAAACTCTGACCCCTTCGACGGCGACAGCATCCCCGGTGCGGCCCAACTCCTGCTCGACGATCCTCTAGTAAATACCTCTGCTACCCCAAGCAGCGCTGGCGGCCCCGATGCTGCTATCCGTCAAGGCGGTGCTAATGCAGGGCATATCGGCGATCCCGCTTTCGATACGGCTGACTTTGGCTTTAGTCCTACTGATCCAACGACTGATGTTGCGCCCGGCAACCTGCGGGTCGATTATGTGCTGCCATCCAACAATTTGACCATTACTGACGCTCAGGTCTTCTGGCAGCCCAGCACCGATCCCCTTTTCCCGCTGGCAGAATTTCCCACCTCTGACCATCGCTTGGTGTACGTCGACGTGGAGGTGCCCGTCACAGACACCGGACGACGCACTGTGGCTGATCTAGAGTTTTTGGGTGAAATTACCTTACCCACTGACCTGACGTTTGAAGGCACCCAGGTAGGCGGGCTTTCGGGCTTAACCTACGATGCCGAAGCCAACGTTTACTATGCCATCTCAGACGATCGCAGCCAGCTCAGCCCGGCCCGTTTCTACACCCTAGACATTAACCTCAGCGATGGCAGCCTAGACGAGAGCGATGTTGCCGTTACCGATGTCACCACCTTGCTCGATGCTAGCGGCAATCCCTTTGCGGCCCAAAGCCTTGACCCCGAAGCGATCGCACTTACGCCCGATGGCACCCTTTACCTTGCCTCCGAAGGCAACGTCAACAACGGTATTGCGCCCTTTATCAACGAGTTCTCGTTGGCGGGTCAGCAGCTGTCTGAATTGCCAATCGATG
This window harbors:
- the phnH gene encoding phosphonate C-P lyase system protein PhnH, with translation MLTTQLPGFKDPVHDAQQTFRALLDALARPGIQQTTASLTPPEGLNPGCAAACLTLLDLETTVWLQPGISESVRSWLLFHTGCRFTAQPQTADFAVIDRIETMPRLEEFNWGTAAYPEASTSLLIQLPALQGAESATLHGPGILDTVTIQMPLVADFWQQWQAMTTNYPLGLDIWCFADRQVLGLPRTARFAGQQEGQ
- the phnG gene encoding phosphonate C-P lyase system protein PhnG; protein product: MVDTAQAQSRSSWMSALAKAPLALLEERVATLGALPEYRFLRSPEIGLAMVRGRTEGAGQPFNLGEMTLTRCVVQLSLAAGDESISGFGYVAGRSQRHAELAAVCDALLQYSDWQAKVQAQVIEPLQGAAHKKRAAEMAEVESTRVNFFTLLRGEA